One window of Xanthobacter dioxanivorans genomic DNA carries:
- a CDS encoding carbohydrate ABC transporter permease, whose translation MKQDKRIIALFVGSVLILGIIIGGPLLYSINLSFYSADSFIAKPHWVGLNNYLITLKSPLFWKSLTNGLVIALSAISLQVILGIAIAMVLHQKFAGQTIARALAILPYFLPTVVACLVAQWMLDPNYGLIKSWLNSIGVGMIDWSSHAYAAKGLIVLVSVWLWTPFVVTCVLAGLQNIPSQLYEAARVDGARPWTQFWHITVPGLRSVLVVVVLLRGIWMFNKFDVIWLLTKGGPLNQTDTLPTLAYRKAFLEFNLGAGAAVATISFLLLATVILIYLRLFPLEDAKQGR comes from the coding sequence ATGAAACAAGACAAACGGATCATTGCCCTATTTGTCGGCAGCGTGCTGATCCTAGGCATCATCATAGGTGGGCCGCTCCTCTATTCGATCAATCTCTCCTTCTATTCGGCAGACTCGTTCATCGCGAAGCCGCATTGGGTGGGACTGAACAACTATCTCATAACCCTGAAGTCGCCGCTTTTCTGGAAATCGCTCACCAACGGCCTTGTCATTGCCCTTTCGGCAATTTCACTCCAGGTGATCCTCGGCATTGCGATCGCAATGGTGCTGCACCAGAAGTTCGCCGGCCAAACGATTGCCCGGGCGCTGGCTATTCTGCCCTATTTCCTGCCGACGGTCGTCGCATGCCTGGTGGCTCAGTGGATGCTCGACCCCAACTATGGCCTGATAAAGAGCTGGCTGAACTCTATCGGCGTCGGCATGATCGACTGGAGTTCCCATGCCTATGCAGCTAAAGGGCTGATTGTCCTGGTCAGCGTGTGGTTGTGGACGCCTTTCGTCGTGACCTGTGTCCTTGCTGGTCTTCAGAACATTCCATCGCAGCTTTATGAAGCGGCGCGCGTTGATGGTGCGCGTCCCTGGACCCAATTCTGGCACATCACCGTCCCCGGCCTTCGTTCGGTTCTGGTCGTGGTCGTGCTGCTTCGCGGCATCTGGATGTTCAACAAGTTTGACGTGATCTGGCTGCTGACCAAGGGCGGTCCATTGAACCAGACCGATACGCTTCCAACTTTGGCCTACCGGAAGGCGTTTCTGGAATTCAATCTCGGCGCCGGTGCGGCCGTTGCGACGATCTCGTTTCTGCTGCTGGCGACGGTCATTCTCATCTATCTCAGGCTCTTTCCTCTCGAAGACGCAAAGCAGGGGCGGTAA